A single window of Periophthalmus magnuspinnatus isolate fPerMag1 chromosome 9, fPerMag1.2.pri, whole genome shotgun sequence DNA harbors:
- the dynll1 gene encoding dynein light chain 1, cytoplasmic: MSERKAVIKNADMSEDMQQDAVECATQALEKYNIEKDIAAFIKKEFDKKYNPTWHCIVGRNFGSYVTHETKHFIYFYLGQVAILLFKSG; encoded by the exons ATGTCAGAGAGAAAGGCTGTGATCAAGAATGCCGACATGTCTGAGGACATGCAGCAGGACGCCGTGGAGTGTGCCACCCAGGCCCTGGAGAAATACAACATAGAGAAGGACATCGCTGCTTTCATCAAGAAG GAGtttgacaaaaaatacaacCCAACTTGGCACTGCATTGTGGGGAGGAACTTCGGCAGCTACGTAACCCATGAGACCAAGCATTTTATTTACTTCTACTTGGGTCAGGTGGCCATCCTGCTGTTCAAGTCAGGCTGA